Sequence from the Catenuloplanes indicus genome:
GCGGCGTCATCAGCGCCGGCCTCGTCCACGCCGCCGACGCCCGCGGCGGCCTTCGCCTCGGCGAGCGCCAGGCAGGCCTCGAAGAGCACGGTCTGCGCGTCCGCGACGGCCTGAGCCGCGTCCGCGGCCTCCGCGTCGCCGGCTGCGGCGTCGTCACCCGCCGCGTCGTCAGCCGCCGCGTCGTCGCCCGCGGCTTCGTCCTGGTCCGCGGCCTCGCCCTTGTGCGCCGGGCCCTCGCCGGCGCCCTTCGCGGCCCGCTCCTCGGCCTCGGCCTTCTCCGCCCAGCCGGCGGCCATCTCCGCGGACTTCTTCGCCGACTTCGTGGTGGCGGCGATCTCCTTCTCCGCCTTCTCCCTCGCGGCGGCGTCCTCGGCGGACTCGCTCTCCTCCGGCGCCGCGGTCTCCTCGGCCGCGCCCCCGTCTGCGACGTCCTCCTGCGCGGTCTGCAGCGCGGCCGCGAACACGTCGCACGACTCGTCCAGCGCCACCGCCGCGGCCTGCGCCGCCTCCACCGCGTCCGCGCCGCCCTCCGGCGCGAGTTCCGCGCCGTCGCAGAGCACCACACCGGCGTTGATCTCGACCGCGGCGCACTCGGAGACGTCGAATTGCTGGCCCTCGACGTTGATCAGGCCGGCCGTGGCCGCCGCCTCGCTCTTGTTCTCTCCGGCGTTGGCGAAGCCGAGGCCCGTGACGCCGGCCACCACGATCGCGCCTGCGACGACGGCCGCGCCGATCGCCTTGCGGTTCTTCAGGGTGCCGTATCGCCATTGCATGTCTGCCACCACTCCCAGCGGGCTCGGATTCATGAACGTGCGCGCACCGGGTCCTACGCGGGTCGCCGCCGAAAAGGTTCAGACCCGGCCGGAATCGGCGCCGATTCACCCATACGGGGGCGTATACATCCGGACCCTCAAGATCGTTGACCAAGCGGATATCGATGTATAGGGTCTGCGCGACCCACCTGTGGAGGAGAGGGATGACCACCAGACCGCTGTCCCTCCCCGCACCGCCGGAGAGGGCGCCCGAGTTCGGCGGGGACTCGCTGATCGTCTGCGAGAACCTGGTCCGGATCTATCAGACCGGCTCGATCGAGGTGCAGGCGCTGCAGGGTCTCGACCTGACCGTGGACGCGGGTGAGATGGTCGCGGTCGTGGGCGCCTCCGGCTCCGGCAAGTCGACGCTGCTGTCCATCCTGGCCGGTATCGACGCGCCCACCGCGGGCCGGGCGCGGGTGGACACCTGGAACCTGCTCGACATGTCCCGCTCCGACCGGGTGCGCTACCGGCGGCACACGGTCGGGTTCGTCCGGCAGCAGACCGCCGGCAACCTGGTGCCGTACCTGACCGCGCGGCAGATGGTGGACCTGCCGATGACGGCGGCGCGCACCCCCGCCCGGGCCAGGAAAGCGCGTGCCGTGGAGTTGCTGGACATGCTCGGCGTGGGCGCGCTCGCGGACCGGCGGCCGGCGCAGCTCTCCGGCGGCCAGCAGATGCGGGTGGCGATCGCGGTCGCGCTGGCGAACCGGCCGCGCGTGCTGCTGGCCGACGAGCCGACCGGCGAGCTGGACACCACCACGTCGGCCGAGGTCTTCGGCGTGCTGCGGGACGTCAACCGCGAACTCGGCGTCACGGTCGTGGTCGTCACCCACGACCCGGCGGTCAGCGGGCAGGTCGAGCGCACGGTCGCGATCCGCGACGGGCGCACCAGCAGCGAGGTGCTGCGCCGCGCCGCCGTGAACGGCGACGGCGACCACGAGGTGATCGCGGAGGAGTACGCGGTGATGGACCGGGCCGGTCGCGTGCAGGTGCCGCGCGAGTACCGCGAGGCGCTCGCGCTGACCCGCCGGGTTCGGCTCGCGCTCGAGTCCGACCACGTCTCGATCAAGCGGGACAACGCATGAACATCTTGAGGGTACGGGGTGTCAGCCGCCGGTTCGGCGACGTGCACGCGCTGCGGGACGTGTCGTTCGAGGTCGAGGCCGGCACCATGGTCGCGCTGGTCGGCCGCTCCGGCTCCGGCAAGACCACGCTGCTCAACGTGATCGGCGGCCTGGACCGCCCGGACACCGGCACGGTCCACGTCGACGACGTCGAGGTCACCGCGCTCGACGAGGACGGCCTGGCCCACCTGCGGCGCGAGCGCGTCGCGTACGTGTTCCAGACGTTCGGCCTGATCCCGGTGCTCTCCGCGGCCGAGAACGTGGGTGCGCCGCTGCGCCTGGCCCGCACGCCCGCGGCCGAGCGGGAGAAGCGCGTCCAGCTGCTGCTGGAACTGGTCGGCCTGGCCGGCCACGCGGCGCAGCGACCGGGCGAGATGTCCGGCGGCCAGCAGCAGCGTGTCGCGATCGCGCGGGCACTCGCGGCCAGTCCCCGGCTGCTGATCGCGGACGAGCCGACCGGACAGCTGGACGCGGAGACCGGACTGGCCGTGATGGCGCTGCTGCGCGGCATCGTCGAGTCCGAGGGCGTCACCGCGCTGGTCTCGACGCACGACCCGGTGATGATGGCGCTGGCCGACCGCGTGATCGACATCCACGACGGGATCATCGAATGAGCGCGCTCACGAGCGGATCATGGGCGCCGGCATGAGTTTTCTGGCCCGGCGGGCGCGCGCGCAGTGGCCGCTGCTGGCCGCGCTGCTCGCGGTGGTCACGGTCGGCGTCACGCTGCTCGGCGTCTGCGCGCTGCTGGTCACCCGCACCGGCGAGCGCGCGGTCGAGGTCGCCGCCGCCCGCGCCTCGGCCGAGGACACGGCGGTCACCGCGTACACCGTCACGGTCGCCGGCCGGGACGCCCGCTCGGTGATGGACGACAGCGGCGCCGTGCTCACCGAGGCACTCGCCCCGCTGCCGGCCGCGCTCTCCGCCCGTACGTCCACGCTGCTCCGGCCGTTGCCGACGATGCCGAAGGGCGGCGACTTCCCGTCCCAGGGCTACCTGTCCGCGATCACCGACCTGGAGTCGCGGGTCGAGGTGCTCGAGGGCCGGCTGCCCGGCGGCGGGTACGAGGCCGCGCTGCTGCCCACCACCGCGTCACTGCTCGGCCTGACGATCGGCGACCGGCTCCCGTTCGGCCCGGAGAACTCGCCGGACCGCCCGGCCGGTTTCGAGGTCACCGTGGTCGGCATCGTCGCGGCGCTGCCCGGCAGCGGGTGGGACCGCGACCCGCTGGCCGGTGCCGGGTTCGACGCCGCCTACAACGACGGCCGGTTCCAGCGCCCGCTCGCCACGTACGGCCCGTTCCTGGTCGGCGTGGACGCGGTGCTGGCCAGTGGCTCCTCGCTGGACCGGCTGGACGTCACCGCGCTCCCGGACCTCTCCGCCGCGGACCGCCGGGACCTGGACGCGATCGAGACCCGGGTACGCGCGGCGGACCGGCGGCTCGGCGGCGTGCTCGGCGACCGGGTGGAGATCGAGCGGATCTCCACCGCCCTGCCGCGCACGCTCGCGGCCGCGGACCTGCAGCAGCGGGTCACCACGGCCACGGTGGCGTCGGTCGCGATCCTCGGCTCGGTGCTGACCGCGACCGCGCTGGCGCTGGCCGGGCGGCTGACCGCGGGCGTCCGTACCGTCGAGACCTCGCTGCTGACCGCGCTCGGCTTCGGCCGGCGGCAGCTGGCCGCGACCGCGATCACCGAGTCGCTGCTGCTCGCCGCGCTGGCCGTCGCGCTCGGGGTACCGGCGTCGTCCGCGCTGCACGCCGCGCTGACCCGGCTGCCCGCGCTGCGCGCCGCCGGCCTCGCCGAGGAACCGGGCGTCACCGTGATCCAGGTGCTCACGGTCGCCGGTGGCGCGCTCGCGCTGACCGCGGTCCTGGTCTCGCTCGCACTGCGGCCGGTCGCCGAGGTCAGGGACCGGCGCTCACGCGGCGAGATGCTGGCCCGCTCCGGTACGGACGTGCTGCTGGTCGCGTTCGCCGGCGTCGGGTTGTGGCAGCTGTGGACGCAGCCGGCCGGCGCCGGCGCCGGCCAGGACGCGGTCCGGGTGCTGGCACCCGCGCTGCTGCTGCTCGCCGGTGCCGCGCTCGCGCTCCGGCTGGCCCCGCCCGCGCTCGCGGTCGCGGACCGGCTGGCCCGCCGGGCCCGTGGCTTCGTCGTCCCGCTCGCGGCGTTCGAGGCGGCCCGCCGGCCGCAGGCGGTCGCGGCCGGGCTGCTGGTCGGGCTGGCCTGCGCCGCTGCCACGTTCGGTGCCGGCTTCGACGCCACCTGGCAGCGGTCCCAGGTCGATCAGGCCGCGCTCGGCGTCGGCACCGACCTCGCGATCACGCTGGACACCGCGGCCGCGGCCGGTCAGGGCGCGGCCGTCGCCGCCGCGACCGGTGGCACGGTGAGCGTGGTCGCCGACCGGCCGGTCGCGGTCGGGCAGTGGCTCGGTACCGGCGGCGACGCGCCCCGGCTGATCGCGGCGGACACCGCGCACGCGGCCGAGCTGCTACGTGGCCGGCTGGACGGCGGGCGCACCTGGGCCGGCGTGGGCGCGACGCTGGCGCCGGAGCCGCTGCCCGCGGGCATCCCGGTGCCGGCCGGCACCCCGATCACCGTGACCGGCACGACCACGGCCGCGCTGACCACGTTCGTCGCGCCGCGGCTGGTGTTCCAGGACCGGATCGGCGCGCGCGTGTCGTGCATCGCCGGTACCGTCCCGCTGGACGGCGCCGCGCACCCGCTGCCGGACTGCGTCGCCGCGGACGGCCTGGAGCTGGTCGCGGTGGTGATGCCGGTCCGGATCGACTGGGCGACGCTGTTCGCGGACCCGGACGCGCAGGCCACCGACGGCGACGGCACGATCTCGGTCGCGCTGACCGTGCCGGGCGCCGGGAGTGCCCCGGGTGCGGCGTGGCGGGGCCACTCCGCCGGGGTGATGCCGGAGACGATCCAGGACCCGGCCGTGGAACTCACCGGCGGCGTGCTCCGGATGAGCGCGGACGTGTCGATGGCCGGCCCGCCGGAGGCGAGCCGGACGCTGGTCGCGAGCGTGTTCGGCACGGTCGCGGCGGTACCCGTGATGATTTCCCAGCGGTTCGCGGACGAGCTGAGCGTCGGCCCGGGGCAGCTGCTCTCGATCGCGATCGGTGCGTCGCCGGTGGACGTGCGGATCGAGGGCGTGCTGCCGGCCGTGCCGTCCGCACCCGGCGCCGGTGCGCTGCTCGCGGACGTCGACTGGCTGTCCCGCGCGCTGATCCTGCACAGCGGCGACGTGACGCCGCCGGTGGACGCGCTCTGGGTCGGCGGCCCGGCCCCCGGCGCCGCGGAACGGGCCGCGGCGCTGCACCTCGGCCCGGTGCTCACCCGGGACGGCGAGACCGCACGGCTCACCGGCGGGCCGCTGCGCGCCGGGCTGCCCGCCACGCTCCGGCTGCTGGTGCCCGCGGCGGCGCTGCTGCTGCTCGCCGGCGTGATCCTGCACGTCACCTGCGACCTGCAGGTCCGTGCGCTGGAGGTGGCGCGGTTGCGCGGGCTGGGCATGACGCGGCGGGAGATCCGGCGGGTGCTGCTCGGCCAGCACGCCGGTGTGCTGATCCCGCTGATCGTCGCGGGCACGCTGGTCGGCGCGCTGGCCACGGTGCTGGTCGCGCCGTCGCTGGTCCGGTCGGACACCGGCGCCGCGCCGGTGCCGGACGCGCTGCCGTACTGGCCCTGGGTGGCCGAGGCCGGGCTGTTCGCGGCGCTGCTGACCGGATGCCTGCTGGCCGTCGCCGTGGTGGTGTCCGTGCAGGCCCGGCGCGCGGACGCGGCGCACCTGCGGGTGGCGTCATGAGGCCGGTACCGGCCCCGCACTGGCCGAGCGTGGCCGGGCGGGCGCGCGCCGACGCCGGACCGCTCGCGCTGGTCGCGATCGTGGTCGCGGTCACCGCGCTGCTGTCGTCCGCGGTGCCGCCGCTGCTGCGTGCCACCGCGGACGCCGCGGTCCGGCACGCGGTCCGCCGTGCCGGTGCCGAGGCGACCGTACGCGTGCAGGTCGGCTGGACGCCGGACGAGGGCCTGAACGGCACCCGGGTGCGCTACCCCGAGCTGCCGGAGGAGGTCGACTCGTCCCGGCGGATCGCCGGGGCCAGCCTGGACACCGGCATCGAGGCGCTGCTGAAGCCGGCGATCGCGTCCGTGCTCAGCGAACCGTTCAGCATCGTCGCGGGTACGGCGCCGCGCACGCTCCAGCTGACCTACCTCGCGAACTCACCGGACGCCGGCGGTGGACCCGGCGTCGTCTGGGTCGCCGGTGCCGCGCCCGCCGCCACCGAGGAGGGCCGGGTGGAACGCGCCCTGAACGCGCCGTGGACGGTCCAGGCCGGGCTTACCGAGCCGGCCGCGGTCACGCTCGGCGTCGGGCCGGGGGACCGCCTGGTCGTCCGTGACTCCACCGGCCTGGAGCGGACGATCCTGATCAGCGGCCTGTACCGCCCGGTCGACCCGGCGGACCCGGCGTGGCGGATCGCGCCCGCGGCGGTCGAGCCGGTGGCCGGCGCGGACGGGGCCGGCATCACCCGGTTCGGCGCGCTGCTGTCCCGCGAGTCGCTGCCGGACGCCCGGCTCGCGCTCTCCGGTCAGCAGCTCGCGCAGACGATCTGGCTCAACCCGGACACCGGCACGCTCACCTGGACGTCCGCGGAGGCGCTGGCCGCCGCCGTGGTCAAGCTCAAGACCACGTCCGCGACGTCCGGCGAACGCGGCGAGACGATTCGCTGGGAGACACGGCTGGACGAGGTGCTCAGCGACGCCCGGGGCGCGGTCGACGCCGCCGTCACCCAGGCGTCCGTGCTGCTCATCGCCGTGATCACGGCCGCCGGGCTGGTGCTGGTGCTGGCCGCGGACCTGCTCGCCCGGCGGCGCGCGCCCGCGTTGGTCACCGCCCGGCGGCGCGGCGCGTCGCTGCCCGACCTGACGCTCGAACTGCTCGTCGAATCCGTGCTGCTGGCGCTGCTCGCGGGCGCGGCCGGTCTCGCGCTCGCCCGGCAGCTCACCCCGGACGTCGCCTGGATCTGGGCGCTGCCGGTGGTGATCGTGGCCGCGGTCGCCGGCCCGGCGTTCGGCGCGGTCACCGCGGCGCGCGCCACCCGCAACCGCCGCGCGCCCGCGAACCGGTCCGCCCGGGTCTGGGTCGCGCGCACCGCGCAGATCCGCCGGGTCACGCTGGAGGCTGCGGTCGTGCTGGCCGCGATCGGTGCGTTCGTCTCGCTCCGCCAGCGCGGCATCGTGGCCGGCGACGACGGCCTCCCGGCCGGTGCCCCCGCGCTCGCCGCGGTCGCCGGTGGGCTGCTGGTACTGCGGTTGATGCCGCTCGGCACCGGCTTCGCGCTGCGCCGGTCGCTGCGCTCCCGCCGCCCGCTCGCGGTCTTCGGCGCCGCGCGGGCCGCGGTCACCTCCGGCCGTGCGCTGCCGCTGCTGGCCATGGTCGCGGGTACGGCACTGGCCACGTTCGCGCTGACGCTCGACGCGACCACCACCCGCGGGCTCGCCGACGGTGCCTGGCGTACCGCGGGTGCGGACGCCCGGCTCGACGTGGCGGCGAGCGCGGCCGGATCCACGCGGGACGTGGCCGCGCGGATCGCCGCGGCGCCCGGCGTCCGGCGGACCGCGACCGGGCAGATGCTGGACGGTGTGCGCGTGGTCGCGGACGGCCAGGCCGTCACGGTCCGGCTGCTCGCGGTCGACCCGGCCGCGTTCCGGCGGCTGCTGGCCGACACCCCGATCGAGGGCGCGGCCCGGCTCGACCGCCTGGGCCCGGCGACGGCACCGGTCCCGGTCCTGGTCCGGTCCGGTGACGGGGTCATGCGGACCGGCGGGCGCCTCGACCTGCTGCGCGAGGCGCAGCCCTCGGTGCCGCTGCTCGCGGCCGGTGACGCACCCCGGGCCGGTGACGCCCCGGACCTGGTCATCGCGGACGCGGCCGCGCTGGCCGCGGCCGGGCTGACCATCACGCCGAACACGGTCTGGGTCACCGGCCCCGGCGCGGCCGACGCGGTCCGGAACGCCGGCGTCGCCGGCACCACCGTGATCCGGGACGACGTCCTCGACGCCCGCCGTGACGCCCCGCTCACCGCCGGCCTGCTGCTGCTCGCCCGGGCCGCCGCGGTCGCGCTGCTCGGGTTCGGCCTGCTCGGCCTGTTGCTCGGCGCCGCCGCGGACGCACCGGAACGCTGGCGCACGCTCGGCCGGCTCCGCACGCTCGGCCTGCGCCCCCGCGACACCCGCTGGGTGGCCGCCGGTGAGCTGCTGCCGCCCGCGCTGGCCGCCGCGATCACCGGCCCTTTTCTCGGCCTCGGCCTGGCCTGGCTGACCCGGGAGCCGCTGGCCCTGCGCCTGCTGACCGGTCAGCAGGCCGACCCGGCCCTGACCGCGCCGTGGTGGCAGATCGCGCTGGTCCTCGCGCTTGTGCTGGCCACCGCCGCGCTGCTGGCCCCGGCCGAGGCCGTGATCCGCCGGCGCCGCAACCTCGCGGAGACGCTCCGGATCGGCGGCTGACGGCGGCACCCGGCACCCCTCACCGTGCGCGGGAGGGCGGGACCGGCCCGTCCGGCTGAGTGCCCAGGTTCGACGTGCGCGCCGGCCGGTCCGGCGATGCGAGACGGTCCGGCCCGCGCGTTCGTCACCGAGGGGAGGGTGGCGGTGCTGCGTGCATCGTCATCTCGACCGTGTAGCCGTCCGGGCCATGCCGCTCGGCCACCGCGTCGCAGCACTGGTGCGTGACCCACAGCCCGAGCCCGCCGCGCGCGCCGTCACCGGCCGGCAGCAGGCCCGCGAACGGGTCGGCGGGCCCGCGACCGGCGTCCGTCACCGACACCGTGACGCGGTCCGGCAGCGCCCACAGCCGCACCGTGACCGGTGGTGTGCCGTGCCGGTGCGCGTTCGTCACGGTCTCGCTGACCGCGACGGCCAGGTCGTCGAGCGCGTCCCGCGTGAGCCGGCCGGTGCCGGCCGCGAAGACCGCGCGCCGGGCTTCCGCCGGGGGCGGGCCGTGCAACTCCAGGTGCGGTGCGGGCAGCGGCTCGCCGGTGTGCGGGCGGGTGCGGGTCATCGGCAGGAACGTGGCCGGTGCCAGGTAGGACGGGTGCGGCAGGTGCTGACCGTGGGGCGCGGCGGTGCGCGGGTGGGTGCGGGCCACGTCCGCCAGCACGTGCGCGGGCGTGCGCAGCCGGTCGTAGGCGCAGATGCCCCAGACCGGGAAGTCGTCGAACGTGTGGTTGATCGCGGACTCGTAGCGCGCCCATGCGTCCCAGGACCGGCCGGACGTGGCCGCGGGCAGCTCGCCGACCACCCGGATCTGCGCGGCGCCGGCCTCGGTGTGCCCGGCGAACATCGCCCGGAACTCGCGGATCGCGGACGCCGGCCGGGCGTAGCGGGTGCCGGCCGCCACGAAGTCGACCTTGACGTCCGGCGGCAGCGCGTCCTTGATCAGCGCCGCGCGCTCGTCGCCGAGCGCGACCAGCGTGGGCTCGCCCGCGGCCACCCCGTCCAGCAGGAACGGCAGCACGATCGCGAGCAGTTCGGCGGGGGAGCCGTAGAACGCGGCCTCGTGGAAGTAACCGAGGTGCCCGGCGGCCGCACCCGTGCGTGTCGGAGCGGCAGGGCGGGCGGGGGTGGTCACGTGAACAGTCTATGCCCGCGCTGCCCAGGACCCGTCGGCGCGGCAAAAGCCGCCGACGACCGGAAAACCCGTCCGGGGGTACGTTCTCCCAGCCGTACCCCCGAACGGGTTTGATCTAGAGCGACCAGTCGCGGATCTCCGGCATGTCCTCCAGGTGCTCGACCACGTAGGCCTCGTGCTCGGCGAGCTTGGCCGTGCACCAGTCCTTCAGGTCGGCCGCGCCGCGCGGCAGCCGCTTCGCGTTGTTGATCGCGTCGAGCACCAGGTGGTAGCGCGAGGCCCGGTTCCGTACCGTCATGTCGAACGGCGTGGTGGTGGTGCCCTCCTCGACGAAGCCGCGCACCCGGAACCGGTCCGCGTCCGGCCGGCCGTGGATCAGCTGGTGGATCGCGCCCGGGTAGCCGTGGAACGCGAAGATCACGTCGACCGTGTCGGTGAACAGCTCCGTGAACCGGGTCTCGCTCATGCCGTGCGGGTGGTCCTTCGGCCGGACCAGCGCCATCAGGTCGACCACGTTGACCACGCGCACGGAGAGCTGCGGCAGCCGCTCCTTGAGGATCTGCGCCGCGGCCACGGTCTCCATCGTCACCACGTCGCCCGCGCAGGCCAGCACGATGTCCGGTTCGCGGGTCTCGTCGTCGTTGCCGGCCCAGTCCCAGATGCCGGCGCCGCGGGCGCAGTGCTCGATCGCCTCGTCGATGCCCAGCCACTGCGGCTGCGGCTGCTTGTCGATCACGATCAGGTTGATGTACGACCGCGACCGCAGGCAGTGGTCGGCCACGCTGAGCAGCGTGTTCGCGTCCGGCGGCAGGTAGACCCGGGCGATGTCGCCGCGCTGGGTGAGCACCACCTGGATCAGGCCGGGCCCCTGGTGCGAGAAGCCGTTGTGGTCGTTGCGCCAGGCCGTGGAGGTGAGCAGCACGTTCAGGCTCGGTACCTTCGCCCGCCAGTCCAGCCGCCGCGACTCCTGCAGCCACTTGCCGTGCTGCACGGTCTGCGACGCGGAGACCATCGCGAACGCCTCGTAGGTGGCGAACATGCCGTGCCGGCCGGTCAGGTTGTAGCCCTCCAGCCAGCCGTGACAGTTGTGCTCGGAGAGCACCTCCATCACCCGGCCGTCCCGGCTGATCGCGGTGTCGTGCTCGAACGTCTGCTCCATGAACCCGCGGTCGGACGCCTCGAAGACCGCGCCGAGCCGGTTGCTGTTCGTCTCGTCCGGGCAGAACAGCCGGAACCGGTCGTCGTTCGCCCGGTAGACGTCGCGCAGCAGTTCACCGAGTTTGCGGGTGGACTCGGCCTTCTCGGTGGCCGGCGCCTTCACGTCGATCGCGTAATCGCGGAAGTCCGGGATGTCCAGGTCCTTGGTGAGCAGGCCGCCGTTCGCGTGCGGGCTCGCGCTCATCCGCAGGTCGCCGGCCGGGTTCAGCGCGGTGACCAGCTCGGTCGGCCGGCCCTGGTCGTCGAAGAGCTCCTCCGGGCGGTACGAGCGCATCCACTCCTCGAGCAGCCGCAGGTGGTCCGGGTTCTCCCGGACGCCGGAGAGCGGCACCTGGTGCGCTCGCCAGGTACCGGTGACCTGCGTGCCGTCCACCTCGTCCGGGCCGGTCCAGCCCTTCGGCGTACGCATGATGATCAGTGGCCAGCGGGGACGGGAGCCGTCCCAGTCACCGCCGCGCGCGCTCTGCTGGATCGCGCGGATCCGGCCCCAGGCGTCGGCCAGCGCGGCCGCGAACCGCCGGTGCATGCCGGGCAGGTCCGCGCCGGAGACCTCGATGACCTCGTAGCCGTGGCCCTCCAGCAGCGCGTGCACCTCCTGCGGGCTCTTCCGGGCCAGCACGGTAGGACCGGCGATCTTCGCGCCGTTGAGGTGCAGGATCGGCAGCACCGCGCCGTCCCGGGCCGGGTTGATGAACGAGATGCCCTTCCAGGAACCCTCCAGCGGACCGGTCTCCGCCTCGCCGTCGCCGACCACCGCGATCGACAGCAGGTCCGGGTTGTCCATCACCGAGCCGAACGCGTGCACCAGCACGTACCCCAGCTCGCCGCCCTCGTGGATGGACCCGGGCGTGGTGACGGAGACGTGGCTCGGGATGCCGCCCGGCGCGGAGAACTGCCGGAACAGCCGGGTCATGCCCGGCTCGTCCTGGGACACCCTCGGGTAGATCTCGGAGTACGTGCCCTCCAGGTAACCGGCCGCGACCAGCGCCGGGCCGCCGTGCCCCGGGCCGGCCAGGTAGATCGCCTGCTGCCCGGTCCGCTGGATCAGCCGGGACACGTGCGCGTAGACGAACGACAGCCCGGGGCTGGTGCCCCAGTG
This genomic interval carries:
- a CDS encoding FtsX-like permease family protein — its product is MSFLARRARAQWPLLAALLAVVTVGVTLLGVCALLVTRTGERAVEVAAARASAEDTAVTAYTVTVAGRDARSVMDDSGAVLTEALAPLPAALSARTSTLLRPLPTMPKGGDFPSQGYLSAITDLESRVEVLEGRLPGGGYEAALLPTTASLLGLTIGDRLPFGPENSPDRPAGFEVTVVGIVAALPGSGWDRDPLAGAGFDAAYNDGRFQRPLATYGPFLVGVDAVLASGSSLDRLDVTALPDLSAADRRDLDAIETRVRAADRRLGGVLGDRVEIERISTALPRTLAAADLQQRVTTATVASVAILGSVLTATALALAGRLTAGVRTVETSLLTALGFGRRQLAATAITESLLLAALAVALGVPASSALHAALTRLPALRAAGLAEEPGVTVIQVLTVAGGALALTAVLVSLALRPVAEVRDRRSRGEMLARSGTDVLLVAFAGVGLWQLWTQPAGAGAGQDAVRVLAPALLLLAGAALALRLAPPALAVADRLARRARGFVVPLAAFEAARRPQAVAAGLLVGLACAAATFGAGFDATWQRSQVDQAALGVGTDLAITLDTAAAAGQGAAVAAATGGTVSVVADRPVAVGQWLGTGGDAPRLIAADTAHAAELLRGRLDGGRTWAGVGATLAPEPLPAGIPVPAGTPITVTGTTTAALTTFVAPRLVFQDRIGARVSCIAGTVPLDGAAHPLPDCVAADGLELVAVVMPVRIDWATLFADPDAQATDGDGTISVALTVPGAGSAPGAAWRGHSAGVMPETIQDPAVELTGGVLRMSADVSMAGPPEASRTLVASVFGTVAAVPVMISQRFADELSVGPGQLLSIAIGASPVDVRIEGVLPAVPSAPGAGALLADVDWLSRALILHSGDVTPPVDALWVGGPAPGAAERAAALHLGPVLTRDGETARLTGGPLRAGLPATLRLLVPAAALLLLAGVILHVTCDLQVRALEVARLRGLGMTRREIRRVLLGQHAGVLIPLIVAGTLVGALATVLVAPSLVRSDTGAAPVPDALPYWPWVAEAGLFAALLTGCLLAVAVVVSVQARRADAAHLRVAS
- a CDS encoding FtsX-like permease family protein, coding for MRPVPAPHWPSVAGRARADAGPLALVAIVVAVTALLSSAVPPLLRATADAAVRHAVRRAGAEATVRVQVGWTPDEGLNGTRVRYPELPEEVDSSRRIAGASLDTGIEALLKPAIASVLSEPFSIVAGTAPRTLQLTYLANSPDAGGGPGVVWVAGAAPAATEEGRVERALNAPWTVQAGLTEPAAVTLGVGPGDRLVVRDSTGLERTILISGLYRPVDPADPAWRIAPAAVEPVAGADGAGITRFGALLSRESLPDARLALSGQQLAQTIWLNPDTGTLTWTSAEALAAAVVKLKTTSATSGERGETIRWETRLDEVLSDARGAVDAAVTQASVLLIAVITAAGLVLVLAADLLARRRAPALVTARRRGASLPDLTLELLVESVLLALLAGAAGLALARQLTPDVAWIWALPVVIVAAVAGPAFGAVTAARATRNRRAPANRSARVWVARTAQIRRVTLEAAVVLAAIGAFVSLRQRGIVAGDDGLPAGAPALAAVAGGLLVLRLMPLGTGFALRRSLRSRRPLAVFGAARAAVTSGRALPLLAMVAGTALATFALTLDATTTRGLADGAWRTAGADARLDVAASAAGSTRDVAARIAAAPGVRRTATGQMLDGVRVVADGQAVTVRLLAVDPAAFRRLLADTPIEGAARLDRLGPATAPVPVLVRSGDGVMRTGGRLDLLREAQPSVPLLAAGDAPRAGDAPDLVIADAAALAAAGLTITPNTVWVTGPGAADAVRNAGVAGTTVIRDDVLDARRDAPLTAGLLLLARAAAVALLGFGLLGLLLGAAADAPERWRTLGRLRTLGLRPRDTRWVAAGELLPPALAAAITGPFLGLGLAWLTREPLALRLLTGQQADPALTAPWWQIALVLALVLATAALLAPAEAVIRRRRNLAETLRIGG
- a CDS encoding ABC transporter ATP-binding protein yields the protein MTTRPLSLPAPPERAPEFGGDSLIVCENLVRIYQTGSIEVQALQGLDLTVDAGEMVAVVGASGSGKSTLLSILAGIDAPTAGRARVDTWNLLDMSRSDRVRYRRHTVGFVRQQTAGNLVPYLTARQMVDLPMTAARTPARARKARAVELLDMLGVGALADRRPAQLSGGQQMRVAIAVALANRPRVLLADEPTGELDTTTSAEVFGVLRDVNRELGVTVVVVTHDPAVSGQVERTVAIRDGRTSSEVLRRAAVNGDGDHEVIAEEYAVMDRAGRVQVPREYREALALTRRVRLALESDHVSIKRDNA
- a CDS encoding anti-sigma factor RsbA family regulatory protein, which gives rise to MTTPARPAAPTRTGAAAGHLGYFHEAAFYGSPAELLAIVLPFLLDGVAAGEPTLVALGDERAALIKDALPPDVKVDFVAAGTRYARPASAIREFRAMFAGHTEAGAAQIRVVGELPAATSGRSWDAWARYESAINHTFDDFPVWGICAYDRLRTPAHVLADVARTHPRTAAPHGQHLPHPSYLAPATFLPMTRTRPHTGEPLPAPHLELHGPPPAEARRAVFAAGTGRLTRDALDDLAVAVSETVTNAHRHGTPPVTVRLWALPDRVTVSVTDAGRGPADPFAGLLPAGDGARGGLGLWVTHQCCDAVAERHGPDGYTVEMTMHAAPPPSPR
- a CDS encoding ABC transporter ATP-binding protein, which translates into the protein MNILRVRGVSRRFGDVHALRDVSFEVEAGTMVALVGRSGSGKTTLLNVIGGLDRPDTGTVHVDDVEVTALDEDGLAHLRRERVAYVFQTFGLIPVLSAAENVGAPLRLARTPAAEREKRVQLLLELVGLAGHAAQRPGEMSGGQQQRVAIARALAASPRLLIADEPTGQLDAETGLAVMALLRGIVESEGVTALVSTHDPVMMALADRVIDIHDGIIE
- a CDS encoding phosphoketolase family protein, with the translated sequence MRGYAVTVTTVDENLLHTLAEPGDDEIASLDAWWRANNYLTVGQIYLRANALLREPLTAAHVKPRLLGHWGTSPGLSFVYAHVSRLIQRTGQQAIYLAGPGHGGPALVAAGYLEGTYSEIYPRVSQDEPGMTRLFRQFSAPGGIPSHVSVTTPGSIHEGGELGYVLVHAFGSVMDNPDLLSIAVVGDGEAETGPLEGSWKGISFINPARDGAVLPILHLNGAKIAGPTVLARKSPQEVHALLEGHGYEVIEVSGADLPGMHRRFAAALADAWGRIRAIQQSARGGDWDGSRPRWPLIIMRTPKGWTGPDEVDGTQVTGTWRAHQVPLSGVRENPDHLRLLEEWMRSYRPEELFDDQGRPTELVTALNPAGDLRMSASPHANGGLLTKDLDIPDFRDYAIDVKAPATEKAESTRKLGELLRDVYRANDDRFRLFCPDETNSNRLGAVFEASDRGFMEQTFEHDTAISRDGRVMEVLSEHNCHGWLEGYNLTGRHGMFATYEAFAMVSASQTVQHGKWLQESRRLDWRAKVPSLNVLLTSTAWRNDHNGFSHQGPGLIQVVLTQRGDIARVYLPPDANTLLSVADHCLRSRSYINLIVIDKQPQPQWLGIDEAIEHCARGAGIWDWAGNDDETREPDIVLACAGDVVTMETVAAAQILKERLPQLSVRVVNVVDLMALVRPKDHPHGMSETRFTELFTDTVDVIFAFHGYPGAIHQLIHGRPDADRFRVRGFVEEGTTTTPFDMTVRNRASRYHLVLDAINNAKRLPRGAADLKDWCTAKLAEHEAYVVEHLEDMPEIRDWSL